A region from the Papio anubis isolate 15944 chromosome 6, Panubis1.0, whole genome shotgun sequence genome encodes:
- the TJAP1 gene encoding tight junction-associated protein 1 isoform X2, producing the protein MTSAAPAPAKKPYRKAPPEHRELRLEIPGSRLEQEEPLTDAERMKLLQQENEELRRRLASATRRTEALERELEIGQDCLELELGQSREELDKFKDKFRRLQNSYTASQRTNQELEDKLHTLIKKAEMDRKTLDWEIVELTNKLLDAKNTINKLEELNERYRLDCNLAVQLLKCNKSHFRNHKFADLPCELQDMVRKHLHSGQEAASPGPAPSLAPGAVVPTSVIARVLEKPESLLLNSAQSGSAGRPLAEDVFVHVDMSEGVPGNPASPPAPGSPTPQPNGECHSLDTARGSPEEELPLPAFEKLSPYPTPSPPHPLYPGRRVIEFSEDKVRIPRNSPLPNCTYATRQAISLSLVEEGSERARPSPVPSTPASAQASPHHQPSPAPPTLSAPASSASSEEDLLASWQRAFVDRTPPPAAVAQRTAFGRDALPELQRHFAHSPADRDEVVQAPSPRPEESELLLPIEPDSGFPREEEEELNLPISPEEERQSLLPINSGTEEGSGTSHTEGRAWPLPSSSRPQRSPKRMGVHHLHRKDSLTQAQEQGNLLN; encoded by the exons ATGACCAGTGCCGCCCCCGCCCCTGCTAAGAAACCCTACCGTAAGGCACCACCAGAGCATCGGGAGCTGCGATTGGAAATTCCTGGATCCCGGCTTGAGCAGGAG GAACCCCTGACTGACGCAGAAAGGATGAA GCTCTTGCAGCAGGAGAATGAAGAGCTTCGCCGGCGCCTGGCCTCCGCCACCAGACGCACTGAGGCCCTGGAACGTGAGCTGGAAATCGGGCAGGACtgcctggagctggagctgggccAGAGCCGCGAGGAGCTGGACAAATTTAAGGATAAGTTCCGCAG GCTGCAGAACAGCTACACAGCTTCCCAGCGGACCAACCAGGAGTTGGAGGACAAGCTGCACACACTG ATCAAGAAGGCTGAGATGGATAGGAAGACGCTGGACTGGGAGATTGTGGAGCTGACCAACAAGCTGCTGGATGCCAAGAACACCATTAACAAGCTGGAAGAGCTCAAC GAGCGGTACCGACTGGACTGCAACCTGGCTGTGCAGCTCCTCAAGTGCAACAAGTCCCACTTCCGAAACCACAAGTTTGCTGAT CTGCCCTGTGAGCTACAGGACATGGTTCGGAAACATCTGCACAGTGGTCAAGAGGCTGCCAGCCCAGGTCCTGCTCCCAGCCTAGCCCCAGGGGCTGTGGTGCCTACCTCGGTCATTGCCCGAGTGTTAGAGAAGCCGGAGTCTCTACTGCTCAATTCAGCCCAGTCAGGCAGCGCCGGGCGCCCCTTGGCTGAGGATGTCTTTGTGCATGTGGACATGAGCGAGGGTGTCCCAGGTAATCCAGCCAGTCCCCCGGCCCCTGGCAGCCCCACCCCGCAACCCAATGGGGAGTGCCACTCTCTGGATACTGCCAGGGGCTCCCCGGAGGAAGAGCTGCCCCTGCCAGCCTTTGAGAAGCTGAGCCCCTAcccaaccccatctccaccacacCCACTGTATCCTGGCCGCAGGGTAATAGAGTTCTCTGAGGATAAGGTTCGGATCCCCCGCAACAGCCCCCTGCCCAACTGCACTTACGCTACCCGCCAGGCCATTTCACTGAGCCTGGTGGAGGAGGGGAGTGAGCGGGCCCGCCCTAGCCCAGTGCCCAGtacccctgcctcagcccaggCCTCACCCCACCACCAGCCCAGCCCAGCGCCCCCAACACTCAGTGCCCCAGCTAgctctgccagctctgaagaggaCCTGCTGGCCAGCTGGCAGCGGGCATTTGTGGACCGTACTCCGCCACCTGCTGCTGTGGCCCAGCGCACAGCCTTTGGACGCGACGCCCTCCCTGAGCTGCAGCGCCATTTTGCCCATAGCCCCGCTGACAGAGATGAGGTGGTCCAGGCACCTTCTCCCCGACCGGAAGAGAGTGAACTTTTGCTACCCATAGAACCTGACTCTGGCTTtcccagggaggaggaagaagagctgAACCTGCCCATCAGCCCTGAGGAAGAGCGCCAGAGCCTGCTGCCCATTAACAGTGGCACAGAGGAGGGGTCAGGCACTTCCCACActgagggcagggcctggccaCTCCCCAGCTCCAGCCGCCCCCAGCGCAGCCCCAAGAGGATGGGGGTTCACCACCTGCACCGCAAGGACAGCCTCACCCAGGCCCAGGAGCAGGGCAACCTGCTCAACTAG
- the TJAP1 gene encoding tight junction-associated protein 1 isoform X1, translated as MTSAAPAPAKKPYRKAPPEHRELRLEIPGSRLEQEEPLTDAERMKLLQQENEELRRRLASATRRTEALERELEIGQDCLELELGQSREELDKFKDKFRRLQNSYTASQRTNQELEDKLHTLASLSHSWIFAIKKAEMDRKTLDWEIVELTNKLLDAKNTINKLEELNERYRLDCNLAVQLLKCNKSHFRNHKFADLPCELQDMVRKHLHSGQEAASPGPAPSLAPGAVVPTSVIARVLEKPESLLLNSAQSGSAGRPLAEDVFVHVDMSEGVPGNPASPPAPGSPTPQPNGECHSLDTARGSPEEELPLPAFEKLSPYPTPSPPHPLYPGRRVIEFSEDKVRIPRNSPLPNCTYATRQAISLSLVEEGSERARPSPVPSTPASAQASPHHQPSPAPPTLSAPASSASSEEDLLASWQRAFVDRTPPPAAVAQRTAFGRDALPELQRHFAHSPADRDEVVQAPSPRPEESELLLPIEPDSGFPREEEEELNLPISPEEERQSLLPINSGTEEGSGTSHTEGRAWPLPSSSRPQRSPKRMGVHHLHRKDSLTQAQEQGNLLN; from the exons ATGACCAGTGCCGCCCCCGCCCCTGCTAAGAAACCCTACCGTAAGGCACCACCAGAGCATCGGGAGCTGCGATTGGAAATTCCTGGATCCCGGCTTGAGCAGGAG GAACCCCTGACTGACGCAGAAAGGATGAA GCTCTTGCAGCAGGAGAATGAAGAGCTTCGCCGGCGCCTGGCCTCCGCCACCAGACGCACTGAGGCCCTGGAACGTGAGCTGGAAATCGGGCAGGACtgcctggagctggagctgggccAGAGCCGCGAGGAGCTGGACAAATTTAAGGATAAGTTCCGCAG GCTGCAGAACAGCTACACAGCTTCCCAGCGGACCAACCAGGAGTTGGAGGACAAGCTGCACACACTG GCCTCTCTTAGCCACAGCTGGATTTTTGCA ATCAAGAAGGCTGAGATGGATAGGAAGACGCTGGACTGGGAGATTGTGGAGCTGACCAACAAGCTGCTGGATGCCAAGAACACCATTAACAAGCTGGAAGAGCTCAAC GAGCGGTACCGACTGGACTGCAACCTGGCTGTGCAGCTCCTCAAGTGCAACAAGTCCCACTTCCGAAACCACAAGTTTGCTGAT CTGCCCTGTGAGCTACAGGACATGGTTCGGAAACATCTGCACAGTGGTCAAGAGGCTGCCAGCCCAGGTCCTGCTCCCAGCCTAGCCCCAGGGGCTGTGGTGCCTACCTCGGTCATTGCCCGAGTGTTAGAGAAGCCGGAGTCTCTACTGCTCAATTCAGCCCAGTCAGGCAGCGCCGGGCGCCCCTTGGCTGAGGATGTCTTTGTGCATGTGGACATGAGCGAGGGTGTCCCAGGTAATCCAGCCAGTCCCCCGGCCCCTGGCAGCCCCACCCCGCAACCCAATGGGGAGTGCCACTCTCTGGATACTGCCAGGGGCTCCCCGGAGGAAGAGCTGCCCCTGCCAGCCTTTGAGAAGCTGAGCCCCTAcccaaccccatctccaccacacCCACTGTATCCTGGCCGCAGGGTAATAGAGTTCTCTGAGGATAAGGTTCGGATCCCCCGCAACAGCCCCCTGCCCAACTGCACTTACGCTACCCGCCAGGCCATTTCACTGAGCCTGGTGGAGGAGGGGAGTGAGCGGGCCCGCCCTAGCCCAGTGCCCAGtacccctgcctcagcccaggCCTCACCCCACCACCAGCCCAGCCCAGCGCCCCCAACACTCAGTGCCCCAGCTAgctctgccagctctgaagaggaCCTGCTGGCCAGCTGGCAGCGGGCATTTGTGGACCGTACTCCGCCACCTGCTGCTGTGGCCCAGCGCACAGCCTTTGGACGCGACGCCCTCCCTGAGCTGCAGCGCCATTTTGCCCATAGCCCCGCTGACAGAGATGAGGTGGTCCAGGCACCTTCTCCCCGACCGGAAGAGAGTGAACTTTTGCTACCCATAGAACCTGACTCTGGCTTtcccagggaggaggaagaagagctgAACCTGCCCATCAGCCCTGAGGAAGAGCGCCAGAGCCTGCTGCCCATTAACAGTGGCACAGAGGAGGGGTCAGGCACTTCCCACActgagggcagggcctggccaCTCCCCAGCTCCAGCCGCCCCCAGCGCAGCCCCAAGAGGATGGGGGTTCACCACCTGCACCGCAAGGACAGCCTCACCCAGGCCCAGGAGCAGGGCAACCTGCTCAACTAG